In Humulus lupulus chromosome 6, drHumLupu1.1, whole genome shotgun sequence, a single genomic region encodes these proteins:
- the LOC133782201 gene encoding uncharacterized protein LOC133782201 gives MAWRNFYNEIRGLKLKELPGHVKPLLSIESAKNAVVRGLDNYNAKYIQTGSIDPLYHVCFGGMIFSYLVALPEERRHLEHQQHAKEHGH, from the coding sequence ATGGCGTGGAGGAACTTCTACAACGAGATTAGGGGCCTGAAGTTGAAGGAATTGCCCGGTCACGTTAAGCCATTGCTCTCGATCGAGAGTGCGAAGAATGCCGTCGTGAGAGGCTTGGACAACTACAACGCCAAGTACATTCAGACCGGTTCCATCGACCCTCTCTACCATGTCTGCTTCGGTGGTATGATCTTCTCCTACCTCGTCGCTCTGCCCGAAGAACGTCGCCATCTCGAGCACCAGCAGCACGCCAAGGAACACGGCCATTGA